GGATGCTCTCACTCTGGGCTCCATCGATGAAGTAGGAGTCTGGAAGGGACATGAAtaaaccgcccccccccccaatggctGTCAGTGCAGGCAAGCCCCTCACCCTCGCTTGCCTATGTATGCTCACATGTTGGAAGCAGGGCCCACACATTCCAACTGGCTTTCTGGGTACACCTGTACCCAGGGAACCACAACCAGGGAACCTAAGGCTGAGGGACAGGTTGAAGGCAGGAGACAGGAGAAGCTAAGGATCAGACAGACATTAAAGGAGACCAGGCCAGAGAAAGTGAGGCACAAAATTCCACCGCCGAAACCACAGGGAACGAGGGAAGCAGCAGCATGGGAGAAAGCCTGGAGCCCACAGActgggggggaaggggacaaGCAAGTAGCTCTGGAGACGGGGTGGGGGCTCCGGACCTAAAGGTCCTCAGCCTCCAGTCTCTACCATCCATGCTCACACGTGCAtgatgcatgtgtacacacatgtgtgaGTTTGTGGCAGGGAACATGTGTGTCCTCAGCTCCCTCCCCTGAAAAGCTGCAGTTCCCACTAAATAtaaccccctccccagcctgtgacTCACCCGGACCCCGCCTCCCCGGCCCCCACTTCCTgtcccaccccccaacccccagctgccTGCCACCCGCCCAGGCCTCCCTCCATACACCAGGCACCCAGCTTGCTAGTCCCAGAGTCTCAAGGCCAAGACCTAGGGATTCTGTAGCCCACCAGGAGCTTGCCTGGGCTCCCCATCCAAGATCTGCCCTTTCCAGGCTCGGACTACACGGACACCCTTGTCGGACCCTCATGGCCCGCGGCCCTGCCCTGCTCCATCTCCTTTTCACCCTGGGGAACCTGCAATCCAGGTGTCCTCCCCACCTTGATCCCAAGTGTCAGGGGTAAGAGGAACATTCCCTGCcatctgctcttctccctctctcctaacATGGGAAGGATACGGTGTGGGAGGAGACAGGGATATGGATGGAGCACCTGCCTGGGCCACCCCCAAATTCTGCACCACCCACCTGGCCCCCCTCCTCAAATCCCTCTCCCCGAAAGCTATCATCCTCAGGGGCTGGCaacctctctttcctcccatgAGAGGAGCCCAAACCCTCCCCTGACCCGGTGCATTCCCTCAGGTGATCCCACAGCAGGCCCTGGCCCTCTGACAGCTCCCAGCCATCCCCATGCCATACGCTCCAACCCTACATGGACAGTGCCCTCGAACGGAGAGTGCCCCCGAATGCATCCACCACAAGACGCTCGCTCTGTAGCTTGAAGGCCCACCCCTTCTCTGCCAGCTGACACCCCCAGCCCAGTCAGGCACTCCCAGCCGATAACCTGCTACCCCCGTGCCGAGAGCCCCCTGAAACTGCACAACACGTCTACAAGCCGGTTTGTcccccaggagggaggaggacCCCCCCCCCTGTCACGTAGTCCACCTTCTCATGTACAAGAGCAGGACTCCCATGTGAGCCGGGCTTCTCCTTAAATAAGTCTCCCTCAAGCATCGTTGGTGAACCCCAAAACCCACTAGCCCCCCCAAGCCACAAGACAGCCcgaattttccatttctctacagGTACAAAGGGTTCACTCCAGGGGGCACCTGTGGCCAAACCCAACATTATCTCAGATGTGAACCCCAAAACTAAATCCTGACCCCCAAATACATCTTCTGATGCTGTCacccctgggcccccagccccagatTAGGCCTGCCTAACCCCTCCCCACCAACTCATACCCTCCCCCCAGTGTACAGCCCCCCATCGTACTTACCTTGGTTGTCACTATACACAGACAGTCCATGTTGGGGGGGCTGGCCGCGGCGGCGGGTAAGGGGCTCTGACTTCATCGGAGTTTCGTTCCTCCCCTCCGTGGgttctcacccctcccccctccgcaCCCCACTTTTGCAGGGGGGGccaggatggggggaggggtgagaggggaaagagggggttggagaagggaaggggagggagcgtgggagggaggggaaaggggcccTAAAAGGGGGTCcccagtggaggggagggggcttgggGAGCACACCCCGATTctcaggaggggcaggggcacagggggCTGGCAGCCCCGGAGTTCGGGGGCTGGGgcatgagctggggtgggggaggggagccggaTTTCGGGGAGCCCCGGGGTAGGGGGGGGTCTTGCCTAACGGCCAGGGGCTAGAGGCCGTggcgggggagtggggtggggggggtcggAGGCGGCAGCGGCCGAGGGAGCCGTGGAGccgaggagggaaggggagagaggaggagagaggaagcagggggagggagggagggagcgaggagCGAGAATGGGGGGGTGCCTTGGCAGAGTTAACTGCTTCAGTGCTGGCAGGAACCCGGATAATGGGAAAGGAGATCGGAGCAGATGCAGAGAGGCCCTGAGGCCTGGCCAGGCACCGGCACCCACAGCAGAGGCGAGGAGGAGGTGGCCTGAGTCTCTCAGAGGAGGGAGTACCCGGGCTGCGTTAAATCCTGGAGCCGGGCcctggcagggggcagggtgtgAGGGGGGGGCTGGCAGGAGGGAATCCCTGGGGGGCTACGTGTCTCCCTCAGGGGGCACAGGGGGAAGCCTGAAAAGTACTTTTGTCCTGAGCTCTTCAGTGCCCAAAACTGGGGCAAAGAAaagggggagcaggaggaagaaggacTACAGGCTGGGAAGAACATTCTCTGCACCCctgacttgggattctgtcccccaGGGCCCCCAAGTCTTCAGTATTGGCGGCCCTGGCTCCCGAGAGAGCGGCCCCGCCTCATCCCCTTACCTGGCTCTCCAAGATAGAAGCCTCATAATAGTCCAGGATGTCTGTCACCAGAACGGAGCCGAgttaccctcccccaccccctgcctccctccagggcCACCCCTGCCACCATCTCGCCTCCTTCTGTCTCGTTAGGGAGGAGCTCCTCCAGCCAGGGCTGCTGGACTTTGATGGAGGACAGTCAGGACGACTGACCCCTGCTTGGACCAAGGGGACCTCCACGCTCCCAACCAGCCCCCAAGTTTGGGCACTGCCCTCGCAGGCCCAGGCCAGCCCTTTCCAAACATTGCCCCCTCAGAAGATTGGGGCTACTCACCCAGCAAGGCCTGGAAGAGGTCACTGTGCAGCACGGTCAGGAGGGGGGGTGCCCACCGCAATAGTGGGGGGGCCAGGAGCCAGAGGGCGGACCGGGGAGCTGGTGAAATGCAAGTGACAGAGGGTTGGAGGGTTGGGATAGGGAAGAAGGGGCCAAGACACTCACTTATCTTCCCCAGCCTGTGCCTTTTCACCCCAGATTCTATGGGAAGGTTCAGGAGAAGGGTCCCTGAATCccagtcccttccctcccccagttcAGCCCCCAGGCCTTTCATTTTTCACCTCTGGGTCCCTcggacatctctctctcttctgtcactTTAATCTCCCTAATCCGCAGGGTTGGAGCTGAgctgccttctccccacccagTTCCAGCTGGTGTAGCCCAAGGAGGCACTCTTATCTCCTCCTGGAGCCTCACACCCTGGCCTCTCTCCCAAGAGCCGTGTGGCTCAAAGGGACTGGGGAAGGGGACCACCCCCCGGGAGGCTCCAGCTGCCCCAAAGGAGAGGAAGCTGAGCCCAGATCGTTTCTCCAGGGTGTGTTCCCAGTGAGAATGGCAGACAGGGAGTATGAGTTACCTAAGACAACATGGCCCAGTGCtagagaaatggggggggggggcatgagcAGCCCAAAGTTCCTCACAGGCTGCGAAACACCCAGTAGGCCAGCCGTCTAGCCTGGGCGCACGGTGTCAGGAGCAAGGGCAGACAGTGACAGCCCTTCAGGAAGGTCTCAGAGGCCCTGGAGGGGAGGCAGCGAattggcagaggggaggggacggTCCTATGGTGAAAATTCAGGTGTTTCCAAAGTCAGTGACACCTCCTAGGTCTCAGGAGAATGTGCTTGGGACACTCCTCCTGAAGctggagccccccaccccaccatgccCCTCCCTTTCGTGTTGGTGGAGACGGATTTCACAAGGGACTCCAAGGGGTCGTCTTTGCGTGCCTCGGCCTCTGGCATCTATCTTaaacttctttcttccctcttctcccttccaaCTCCACCTGGGAAGTCCTCCTTTCCGTCTACCCCCCATCCCTCTGGCTGCGGtcgcctaggattctctctcttccaccctaGCCTGTCCTATCTCCCCTCCCGAGGCTCCACACTCGCGGTGGGACAAGAGGGAGGAAAGCGTTTTGGGGAGGCGGGGACATTCGGTGATCGCCCTAGGTCAACCAGAATGCGGAGGCCGAGGGGCGCGCCGGAACTACCGCTCCCGGCATGCCCCGGGGCCGGAAGCCCCGCCCACACACCCCGCGGTGCATTGTGGAGCAAGAGTCTAGAAAAGGGAGGGGGCGCCCAGACTCGGGCAGACGGGACATCGGCTCTGGGTCCGCGCTCGCAGCGGAAGCGGCCGGAGCGGTTCGAAGATGCAGGCGGCACGGATGGCCCCGATCGTGGGGCGACAGCTGCGGAGTCTAGGGGTCGGAAGGTGCGTGTCCGACAGAAGGGACTGGGCGGGGATGGCCTCGGAGTTGGGGACCGGACCGGGACTGAACTCCTCTCCCCACAGCTCGCGGCCCTGTGCGCTCCTAGGGCAGCCCCCGCTCGGCCCGGCCCGGCGACCCTATGCCAGTGGGGCGGCTCAGGTGAGTGACGGCGTCCTGGGGCGCTGTGTGCGGGAGTCAGGGTCCGCCCTGGCGTCCCCTTCCCCGCTGCCGACAGGGGTCTCCCTCTCCGCCACTGTCACCTGCCACCGAAAGTAGGGGAAAGGTCAGGCCAGGGTGCCCTGGTGATAGAATTGGGTGAAAGGCCGCCGCACTCGCCTGACGCCGACTCTCAGCTGTCCCCCTGGACTCTCCTTGGCACCTCGGAAGCCCCTTCCCCGGCCTCGCTAACTAAACGTCTCCCCAGGCGGTTCTGGAGAAGTCAGATTCCCTTCCGCCTGAGGCTTCTACCCGGGAGAAGCAGGCCAAGGCGGTAGGTGGCCCCCAGGCCGGGAGGAGCTAAGGCAGGGGCTACCCCACCGCGGCCGGCTCCCTGAAACCCCCTCTCCCTACGCAGGAATCGAAGTCCTTCGCTGCGGGCATGTTCCTGGGCCAGCTCACCACTGAGCAGGTGTTCCCTTACCCATCTGGTAAGGACCAGTCACGGctgagggtggggcagggcagctTCCCTTGACCACCAGGGTGGCCTGACTGGTCTGtccgtccccacccccaacagtgCTCAACGAAGAGCAGACTCAATTTCTCAAAGAGCTGGTAGGGCCTGTGTCCCGCTTCTTTGAGGTGAGGAATGGCAGGGCGTGGGGGCAGGAGTGATGGATGGCTTGGTCCCTGATGGCTGGGAGAGGTACGCTGCAGTTTAAAAGGAGCTTGGAGGCgccaggtgactcagttgggcaCCCAGCTCTTGGTCTTGGTTCTGGTCTTATCTCAGCTCGTGAGTCCTGGGCGCACCTCAGGATCTGAGCTGATGCATagaccctgcttgggagtctccttccctgtccttgtccctcccctgcctgctctctcgcaaaaaaaaaataagcttaagaacattttgggaaagagaaaaagaaaaagaaaagggtgcTGGATGCAGcctgtgccctccctccccaggaggtCAACGACCCCGCCAAGAACGACATGatggagaaggtggaggagacCACGATGCAGGGTCTCAAGGAGCTGGGGGCCTTTGGTTTGCAGGTGCCCAGCGAACTGGGCGGCGTGGGCCTCTGTAACACCCAGGTGAGGGAGCCCCCTCGCTCACCGGCAGCAGCACCCTGTCTCCCCCAGCTGCGTTGTGATTCAGCTCCTTTCTCACTCCACCCAAGGCCCAGGGCCACCAAGCACCTGCCCTtgttgacccccccccccccgcccccgggctgCCCAGGCCGCTCCAAACAGAACACCACATGGGGTGTTCTGGGCCCTTTGGGGCCCTGGCTTTTCCCAGGCTCACGGATCCTAATGGCAGGGCCTGACCATAGTGTAGGAAGTCTGTCCCAAGAGCTGGGCTGACACCAGCACTCCTCCCCGCCATGGCCCCATTTTGTCCCTCTGCTCACAGCGTGGGGCTGCCCAGGTCAGGCCCGCCCTGTTGCCCACATTTTCCTGCTAAGGCCCCAAACTGCCAGTAATACCCCGCATGCCGCCTTTCCCCACAGTATGCCCGCCTGGTGGAGCTCGTGGGTGCTCATGACCTTGGTGTGGGCATCACCCTGGGGGCCCATCAGAGCATTGGCTTCAAAGGCATCCTGCTGTTTGGCACAAaggctcagaaagaaaaatacctccCCAAACTGGCATCTGGTGAGGCAGCCCCGAGAGACCCAGGGACTGGGGGCATCGTGGGCCACTGGGTCAGCCAGGCGGGGGGGCTGTGGGACAGCGCTGGTCAGGAAACGTGAAGGTGTTGCTAGAGACATTAAGGGGGAGCTGCCTGTGTGCTGGGGGGGGGAGCGAGGGGCTTCCGATGCCCCTCAGGACCCAGCTTAAAGGCACTCTCTCCCTCCAGGGGAGACCATAGCTGCTTTCTGCCTAACGGAGCCCTCCAGCGGCTCGGACGCGGCCTCCGTCCGGAGTTCGGCGGTGCCCAGCCCCTGTGGGAAGTATTATACTCTCAACGGAAGCAAGATTTGGATCAGGCAATCTTCTTCCCATCTCCCTCGctccttccacccctccccagtTCCCAGCCCCCACTGCTCCACCCACCGCACCCTGActgcccctccctttcccacAGCAACGGGGGCCTGGCGGATATCTTCACGGTCTTTGCCAAGACCCCGGTCAAAGATGCGGCCACGGGGACCGTGAAACACAAAATCACCGCTTTTGTGGTGGAGCGGAGCTTCGGAGGCGTTACCCAGTGAGTGGGTTTGGGAAGCAAGGGAAAGGTCAAGCCAGGCTTGGGGGCACTGAGGTTCAGAGCAGATGGCATTACAGGCTACCCCGGGGATGTGTGCCAAGCCCAAAGGAGGTAGATGGTATTGTTCTCCCGGGGACTAGTCTGCACTGAATTGTCACAGAGCTTCGGCTCCCGCAGCCGGCGTGCCCAGCATCTGGCCGGCTGGACGCGGGGCGGCCTTCCCCCTGGGCCAGCAGGGACTGTTCCCGGGCCCATGTCATTCCTTCTTGGCTGGTaccggacccccccccccgcccacctgTTGAGCATGCCTGTCTTATCCACCCTGCCCCATCACAGCGGGCCCCCTGAGAAGAAGATGGGCATCAAGGCCTCGAACACGGCGGAGGTGTACTTTGACGGAGTACGGGTGCCTGCGGAGAATGTGCTGGGCGAGGTGGGGGGTGGCTTCAAGGTCGCCATGCACATTCTCAACAATGGAAGGTTCGGCATGGCCGCTGCCCTCGCGGGCACCATGAAGGGCATCATTGCTAAGGCGGTGAGTGCCATGCCTGGAGAGAAGTCACCATCCCCGTTCCTGTGTGGCCCTGTCCCCTTGCAAGCTCTCCGTCCCCCAGAAACCCCTCCCATGCcaggggacggggggggggggcactagCTTAACCACAGGGGGACCCGTGTTCCTTCCTCCAGGTGGATCATGCTACGAATCGTACCCAGTTTGGGGATAAAATTCACAACTTTGGGGTGATCCAGGAGAAGCTGGCCCGGATGGCTGTGCTGCACTATGTGACTGAggtgaagccccccccccccgcccccactgcagCCCTGGGGCCGCTTCCCACGTCGGTGGGGCCGAGACCCCCAGCAGCACCTGGGGCAGTGGGTCTCCAGCTTCACACCAATGCCCTAGGGGATGCGGGGAGGCACGGTCAGCTCAGCGCTGGAGGGGGCAGCCGTTCAGTCCCAGAAATTGCTCAAGGTTATTCTGCCTGCAGCCCCCTCCTTACCTCTTCACCCCCCTCGAAGTCATCAGATGCCTAGAAGCCCCCGATGAACGGACTCGGGGGGCCCAGTGTTTCCCCCTGCCTGACAGGCAGAGCTAGAAGCGAAGGCAAGGGCCACAGGCAGCTGGGGCAGGTGTGGGCGGTCAGGTAGAGTCTGACGCACTGCTTTTCCTTCCCGGGTCCCAACCCCGCAACATCAGTCCATGGCGTACATGGTGAGCGCCAACATGGACCAGGGATCCACGGACTTCCAGATAGAGGCCGCCATCAGCAAGATCTTTGGCTCGGTGAG
The genomic region above belongs to Suricata suricatta isolate VVHF042 chromosome 17, meerkat_22Aug2017_6uvM2_HiC, whole genome shotgun sequence and contains:
- the ACADVL gene encoding very long-chain specific acyl-CoA dehydrogenase, mitochondrial isoform X1 gives rise to the protein MQAARMAPIVGRQLRSLGVGSSRPCALLGQPPLGPARRPYASGAAQAVLEKSDSLPPEASTREKQAKAESKSFAAGMFLGQLTTEQVFPYPSVLNEEQTQFLKELVGPVSRFFEEVNDPAKNDMMEKVEETTMQGLKELGAFGLQVPSELGGVGLCNTQYARLVELVGAHDLGVGITLGAHQSIGFKGILLFGTKAQKEKYLPKLASGETIAAFCLTEPSSGSDAASVRSSAVPSPCGKYYTLNGSKIWISNGGLADIFTVFAKTPVKDAATGTVKHKITAFVVERSFGGVTHGPPEKKMGIKASNTAEVYFDGVRVPAENVLGEVGGGFKVAMHILNNGRFGMAAALAGTMKGIIAKAVDHATNRTQFGDKIHNFGVIQEKLARMAVLHYVTESMAYMVSANMDQGSTDFQIEAAISKIFGSEAAWKVTDECIQVMGGMGFMKEPGVERVLRDLRIFRIFEGTNDILRLFVALQGCMGKGKELSGLGDALKNPFGNAGLLLGEAGKQLRRRAGLGSGLSLSGVIHQELTRSGALAVQALEQFAAVVEAKLIKHKKGIVNEQFVLQRLADSAIDLYAMVVVLSRASRSLSEGHPTAQHEKMLCDSWCIEAAARVRETMTALQSDPQQQELFRNFKSISKALVERGGVVPSNPLGF
- the ACADVL gene encoding very long-chain specific acyl-CoA dehydrogenase, mitochondrial isoform X2, which codes for MQAARMAPIVGRQLRSLGVGSSRPCALLGQPPLGPARRPYASGAAQESKSFAAGMFLGQLTTEQVFPYPSVLNEEQTQFLKELVGPVSRFFEEVNDPAKNDMMEKVEETTMQGLKELGAFGLQVPSELGGVGLCNTQYARLVELVGAHDLGVGITLGAHQSIGFKGILLFGTKAQKEKYLPKLASGETIAAFCLTEPSSGSDAASVRSSAVPSPCGKYYTLNGSKIWISNGGLADIFTVFAKTPVKDAATGTVKHKITAFVVERSFGGVTHGPPEKKMGIKASNTAEVYFDGVRVPAENVLGEVGGGFKVAMHILNNGRFGMAAALAGTMKGIIAKAVDHATNRTQFGDKIHNFGVIQEKLARMAVLHYVTESMAYMVSANMDQGSTDFQIEAAISKIFGSEAAWKVTDECIQVMGGMGFMKEPGVERVLRDLRIFRIFEGTNDILRLFVALQGCMGKGKELSGLGDALKNPFGNAGLLLGEAGKQLRRRAGLGSGLSLSGVIHQELTRSGALAVQALEQFAAVVEAKLIKHKKGIVNEQFVLQRLADSAIDLYAMVVVLSRASRSLSEGHPTAQHEKMLCDSWCIEAAARVRETMTALQSDPQQQELFRNFKSISKALVERGGVVPSNPLGF